CCTGGGCCTTTTTGCTCTTGCCGAGCTTTTTGACGGGGGCGTCGTCGGCGCTGGCATAGGTGAGCCAGGCTTCACGGGCTGTTTTGTGTATATCGGGTCTGTACTGGTTGGGTGGCAGGCAGTCCAGCGCCGCTACGACCGAAGCCGCGCGATTGTCGCAAACCTGGAACCCGGCGTCCAGCAGGCGAAAGGCCTCAACCCCGCGCGTGCGGGAGTCCGGCGCGCCCAGGATGACAGCCAGCAGGCGTCTGGAACCGTGGCTGGCAGTAAAGATGATGTTGTAGCCGGAAGCATTGACCCATCCGGTTTTGAGGCCGTCGGCGCCGGGGTACTGGCCGAGCAGAGGATTCTTGTTCCAGGTGACTCGGCCCTTGTGGTTTATGAAGTGGGTATTGTGAAAGCGCAGGGCCTCGGGGTAGGTCTGCAGGTAGGCGCGGGCCAGGGTCAGCATGTCGCGGGCGGTGGTGTACTGCCCGGCAATGGGCAGCCCGTGGGGATTGCGGAACTGGCTGTCGTGCATGCCGAGGGCCTGGGCCTTGGCGTTCATCATGGTCACGAATGCCGGGGTGGAGCCCCCCACAAATTCCGCCACGGCCGCGCTGGCGTCGTTGCCGGAAGACACGGCCATGCCCATGAGCAACTGCTCAAGGGTCACGTTGTCCTTTTCACTGAGGCCCATGCGTGAACCGCCCGTGCGCGCGGCAGCGCGGCTGACGATGACGGGGCTGTCAAGACTGACCGTCCCCTGGCGGATCTGGTCCATGGCCAGGAACATTGAAAGCACCTTTGTCAGCGAAGCCGGGGCAATGTGCTGATCGGCGTTCTGCTCAAAAAGTATGGCGTCGTGGTCCAGGTCGTACAGGATGGCCGAGCAGGTTTCAAGGGAGCCGTGCGGGGGGATGGCCGGGGCGCTGAGGGCCACGCCTGGGCGCAGCAGCGCCATGCACAGGACAATGAAAAAAAGCGGCAGGCTGGACGAAAGCGCGCTGTACTTCAGGCGACGGAAGAAGCAGATCATGGGCAATCCTTGGGCTGTGGCGCAGGCAACGGACTCTCAGGTAAGCGGGCAAGACGAAATCGGCCTTGTCCGCTGGCTAGAGCAATTTAACTTTTAAATTGCTCTGACGGCTGCGTGAGCAGACGTTCGCTACGGCGGCGTAAGCGCAGCTTGTCTGCGCGGTTAAACGCCGAAGTGAGCGTGCCTTAACCTTTGAGAATGTACATTCTCAAAGGTTACTCTGCTCTAGTACGTAAAGAACATGTGTGAAGTTTTGAAAATACCTCAGTCATTGGGCGCTGCAAAGCAATTTTTTTCGGCCAGGGCGGGGGAACCGGGTTGACGTTGCGGAGCTTGCCGCAGCGAGGCCCGGCTTTTTTCCGTTTTTGCCCATCCGGAAGATGCGGCTTTTCGCAGGCGTATCCGACGGGGCCGATTCTGGATTTTGTATAGATAATTGCTAAACAGTGTTGCTCCTGGTGATGTACTAAAGTTGGGCGTGCATGGCAATAGGGCGGAGCATATGGACAAATCCGCTTTTTGCGCGATGTGGTTTTGCGCAACGCGCGTGCTTGCGGCTGACCTGCGGTAGCGGGGCAAGGCGCGGGCCGTGATGGCGGGTGTGTGCAATGCCCGCGCAGGTACTTTGCCGGACTTATTTATGCTGTGTTTTTAGAGCTGGTTACTAATGAAAAGTGTTAACCGCTCTAGGTTGTTGCGCATCGCGTCGGGGCCTGGCATACCCTTTGAAATCAGGGGTTCCCCATGAGGATCTGTGCATAAAACGCGGAAGAGCGCGCCGTGTGGGCGCGCTCTTCGCGTATGGGCTAAAAGACGAAAATTTGCGGGTTTAAAGTATGCAACCTTTTTCAAAGGTACGCAGTAAATTTAGTAAAGGTTTTGGGGGGTGGGGGCGTGGGGGAGGGGACCCTTTTTTAGATCATGTAACCTTTTTTAAAGGTTACATGATCTAACGCTGCACGAGAGTGCAGCGCGCCACAACGTGGCGTGGATTCTGCCGAGCTTTAGCCGTTGCGACGAAGGAAGCTACGGATGCTTCAAGCGTTGTGACGCAGGAAACTACGCTTGCTTCAGCCGTTGTGACGCAGGAAACTACGGATAAAGACAGCATGAGTAACTATACATCTTGTTCTGCGTAATCGCTGTCGCCATTCGTAAGGCTCGCAGACTCGCCAACGACTGCCGCGAAGACAGCATACGTAACGACACGGCTTGTCCCATACAATCGCTGTCGCCATTCGTAAGGCTCGTAGACTCGCCAACGACTGCCGCAAAGACAGCAATTGGTTAATAGAGCGACCAGCCTGCTGATGGTTGTCGCAAATCGCATTTTCGGCAGAATGACTACTTTGAAATGTGAAGCATTTCAAAGTTAATCTGGTCCAAGGAGGGTCCCTCCCCCACAAAGCATTTCCCTCTTCCCACCCACAAAGCGCTTCATAGTGGCGTTGTGCTAGTCGCCGCCGTCCATGCGAAAGTCCACGCGGATCTTGAACAGCTTGGTGGCGGGCAGGTTGAGAATGGGTATGCCCGTGCATTGGGTTATGCCGTCCAGGGTGGCCTGCGCTTCTTCGCGCGAGGGGCTGATAAGCGTGAACCAGATGTTGTAGTCGTGTTCGCGCAGGTAGTTGTGGGTCACGCCGGGCTTGGCGTTAACGTCGGCCACAAAGGTTTCCATCTTGTCCTGCGGCACTTTGGCGGCGCACAGGGTGGACACGAAGCCGAGCTTGGCCGACTGGAAGTTGGCTCCGAGCCGCCGGATGATCTTGCTGGCCTTGAGGGCGCGTACCCTGTCGAAGGCCTCCTGCTCAGCAATGCCCAAGCGCTGGCCCAGTTCGGCGTAGGGCCGGGGGCACAGGGGAAAGTCCGTCTGGATGATGTCAAGCAGCTGTCTGTCCAGGCTGTCCATGTGGGC
This DNA window, taken from Desulfovibrio sp. 86, encodes the following:
- a CDS encoding D-alanyl-D-alanine carboxypeptidase family protein; this encodes MICFFRRLKYSALSSSLPLFFIVLCMALLRPGVALSAPAIPPHGSLETCSAILYDLDHDAILFEQNADQHIAPASLTKVLSMFLAMDQIRQGTVSLDSPVIVSRAAARTGGSRMGLSEKDNVTLEQLLMGMAVSSGNDASAAVAEFVGGSTPAFVTMMNAKAQALGMHDSQFRNPHGLPIAGQYTTARDMLTLARAYLQTYPEALRFHNTHFINHKGRVTWNKNPLLGQYPGADGLKTGWVNASGYNIIFTASHGSRRLLAVILGAPDSRTRGVEAFRLLDAGFQVCDNRAASVVAALDCLPPNQYRPDIHKTAREAWLTYASADDAPVKKLGKSKKAQVSKAKQTAKTKTQPKKKEAAKAGVKQKRTSDQAARRAADSAS
- the ahbA gene encoding siroheme decarboxylase subunit alpha, producing the protein MDSLDRQLLDIIQTDFPLCPRPYAELGQRLGIAEQEAFDRVRALKASKIIRRLGANFQSAKLGFVSTLCAAKVPQDKMETFVADVNAKPGVTHNYLREHDYNIWFTLISPSREEAQATLDGITQCTGIPILNLPATKLFKIRVDFRMDGGD